Proteins from a genomic interval of Colletotrichum higginsianum IMI 349063 chromosome 6, whole genome shotgun sequence:
- a CDS encoding short-chain dehydrogenase/reductase family Oxidoreductase — MSESKTGSRLAGKVVIITGGGHGFGEGIARKFAQEGAKVLITDINEDDGQRVARDVPDSISFFKADVTSAEDWEELMDAAQSRYGRIDCLINNAGTTYRNKVRAADHTTRPTLEVTEAEFDRVFNVNVKGIFLGTAAFMPRVIKQGEGGVMLNIASIGAVRPRPGLVWYNASKGAVCTATKGLAAEYGAHQIRVNSVCPLLSGTGLFESFAGQADTPENRSKFTDNVPLRRLCEAADVADACLFLASDESKFITGINLEVDGGRAI; from the exons ATGAGTGAATCCAAGACAGGATCAAGGCTCGCTGGTAAGGTTGTCATCATCACTG GCGGTGGACATGGCTTTGGCGAAGGAATCGCCCGGAAGTTCGCTCAGGAGGGTGCCAAAGTCCTGATCACCGACAtcaacgaggacgacgggcaAAGAGTCGCCCGAGACGTGCCGGACTCGATATCCTTCTTCAAGGCGGACGTGACGAGCGCAGAGGACTGGGAGGAGCTGATGGACGCGGCGCAGTCGCGATATGGGCGGATCGATTGCCTCATCAACAACGCCGGCACCACGTACAGGAACAAGGTTCGGGCCGCTGACCACACCACTCGC CCCACCCTGGAGGtgaccgaggccgagttcgaCAGGGTcttcaacgtcaacgtcaagGGCATCTTCCTCGGGACTGCGGCGTTCATGCCCCGGGTCATCAAGCAGGGTGAGGGCGGTGTTATGCTGAACATTGCCTCGATTGGGGCGGTGCGCCCTAGACCGGGTCTCGTGTGGTACAATGCCTCCAAGGGAGCGGTGTGCACG GCAACGAAGGGGCTCGCGGCCGAGTATGGTGCCCACCAGATTCGTGTGAACTCGGTGTGTCCTCTACTGAGCGGAACGGGACT GTTCGAGTCATtcgccggccaggccgacACCCCCGAGAACAGATCAAAGTTCACCGACAACGTCCCTCTCCGGCGACTTTGCGAGGCAGCAGACGTAGCGGATGCTTGCCTGTTCCTAGCCTCTGATGAAAGCAAGTTCATCACCGGCATCAATCTGGAGGTCGATGGTGGCAGAGCCATCTGA
- a CDS encoding 1-phosphatidylinositol phosphodiesterase — MLILDSFPTMAVGSPSKNPVQARLEALQAKYPQYHIVLWYSDAGSCFNFLPGTRWVGRTSEEIPTSRTLPTFRNGTRHFECYFIIEGTFEYDHKMMRSNNYSTYVVSTAEFDFEKKQCIMRPKPEFSASCWMKYLDDDLSLKDLTLPGTRCSSATSVWINDAGDLDVEPQIEDRRLKSRILEMHKYHKNSILNQLKSGVRLLDLRCDGLRTLRHGPLTIEKQLDDALDQVKTFLTDNDSETVMVMLSFSSATAAYDAAKPWSEGYSVKADDVPEHFNKDVSRDMQRDKDLYTGTEWPRLGDVRGQAVIFRGWGLDSDADRWALDCRLPAWDSVNGSLPSTKAAELAEQRWSEIVEDFRSHDSLKSIVLAASLNHDPGCDTTWIPPLHTAPILQKKAEEHISQCPRQLQRLWIYGDDMDEKTNMAIAKLNIWGSDDEGVNRPPPPVASKTA; from the exons ATGTTGATCCTCGACAGCTTTCCGACCATGGCCGTGGGAAGCCCTTCGAAGAATCCTGTGCAGGCGAGGCTCGAGGCCTTGCAGGCCAAATATCCCCAGTACCACATCGTACTATGGTACTCCGATGCGGGATCGTGCTTCAACTTTCTGCCCGGCACCCGATGGGTTGGACGGACGAGCGAGGAAATCCCCACCAGCCGTACCTTGCCGACCTTCAGGAACGGCACCCGTCACTTCGAGTGTTACTTCATAATCGAGGGAACCTTTGAGTACGACCACAAGATGATGAGGTCAAATAA CTACTCTACGTACGTGGTTTCCACGGCTGAATTCGACTTTGAGAAGAAGCAGTGTATCATGAGGCCCAA GCCCGAGTTCTCTGCGTCCTGCTGGATGAAATACTTGGACGATGACTTGAGCCTGAAAGACCTGACCCTGCCCGGAACTCGCTGCAGCAGTGCGACGTCCGTTTGGATCAACGACGCAGGGGATCTCGATGTTGAGCCGCAGATCGAAGACAGGAGGCTGAAGTCAAGAATACTCGAAATGCACAAGTACCACAAGAACAGTATCCTCAACCAGCTGAAAAGCGGCGTGCGGCTTCTCGACCTCCGCTGCGACGGCTTGCGCACCCTCCGGCATGGGCCGCTAACTATAGAAAAGCAATTGGACGACGCACTGGACCAAGTCAAGACGTTTCTGACCGACAACGACTCGGAGACGGTCATGGTGATGCtcagcttctcgtcggcaACCGCCGCGTacgacgccgccaagcccTGGTCCGAAGGGTACTCGgtcaaggccgacgacgtgCCGGAGCACTTCAACAAGGACGTCAGCAGAGACATGCAGAGAGACAAGGACCTGTACACCGGCACGGAGTGGccccgtctcggcgacgtgcGCGGCCAGGCCGTCATCTTCCGCGGGTGGGGCCTGGACTCGGACGCGGACCGGTGGGCCCTGGACTGCCGGCTGCCGGCGTGGGACTCGGTCAACGGCTCCCTGCCGTccaccaaggccgccgagctcgccgagcagAGGTGGAGCGAGATCGTGGAGGACTTCCGCAGCCACGACTCGCTCAAGTCGATCGTCCTGGCGGCCTCGCTCAACCACGACCCCGGGTGCGACACCACCTGGATCCCCCCCTTGCACACGGCACCCATCCTCCAGAAGAAGGCGGAGGAGCACATCAGCCAGTGTCCGAGGCAGCTGCAGCGGTTATGGAtctacggcgacgacatggacgagaaGACAAACATGGCGATCGCGAAGCTGAATATTTGGGggtcggacgacgagggggtCAACagaccaccaccgccggtCGCTTCCAAAACTGCGTGA
- a CDS encoding CoA-ligase translates to MASRSILSRIWRVSKPSRQQIRRLTLGGHQAHEILKEFGIPVSSGKVARTPAEARAIAEGFNGSRITKPQTLKSSKCSTTDKEDSEGSIGRKDAANTAEDIAKNLLGHQLKAGRRSRSYDTDNNFFTTESIENEGKWYLAITFDRENYCPSIVASKRGGFDIETTAEQHPKHLDTFKLGYTEGITPDVVQSVSRCLGASEEERKNLHNLLSRLYEFFTTRDATLVEINSLEKSSDGTLTCRGARLMIDDAASKRQKAIFSMRDTEHEVPDEVEAEKYGLVYVRMDGDIGNVVNGAGLAMATNDAIALHGGASANFLDAGGQATKETMVKAFEIILRDERVKAILVNIYGGITRGDMIAESILGAAKQLGPLRVPMVVRLQGTNSELGLRILEKANLGLHTEADFGKAAERAVELAKQRQ, encoded by the exons ATGGCGTCTCGGAGCATCTTGTCAAGGATTTGGAGGG TCTCCAAGCCATCTCGCCAGCAGATAAGACGACTGACCTTAGGTGGTCACCAGGCGCACGAGATTCTGAAAGAG TTTGGAATCCCAGTATCAAGTGGAAAGGTCGCCCGAACACCGGCTGAGGCTAGAGCAATTGCAGAAGGCTTCA ACGGAAGTCGCATTACCAAGCCGCAGACTTTGAAGAGCAGCAAATGTTCAACTACCGACAAAGAGGACTCTGAAGGCAGTATTGGAAGAAAAGATGCTGCCAACACAGCCGAAGACATCGCCAAGAATCTACTTGGGCACCAATTGAAGGCAGGCAGAAGGTCTAGATCCTACGACACAGACAACAACTTCTTCACCACAGAGTCGATCGAGAACGAAGGTAAATGGTATCTGGCCATCACGTTTGATCGCGAAAACTACTGCCCGTCGATCGTTGCTTCGAAGCGAGGGGGGTTCGACATCGAAACCACGGCGGAGCAACACCCGAAGCATTTGGACACTTTCAAGCTTGGCTACACCGAAGGAATTACACCAGACGTCGTTCAGAGTGTCTCACGATGCCTGGGCGCATCtgaagaggagagaaagaatcTACACAACCTACTGAGTCGGCTGTACGAGTTCTTCACGACCAGAGATGCCACCCTGGTCGAAATCAACTCACTCGAAAAGTCGTCCGACGGGACGCTCACCTGTCGGGGCGCCAGGCTCATGATCGACGACGCTGCCAGCAAGCGGCAGAAGGCCATCTTTTCGATGCGCGATACGGAGCACGAGGTGCCCGACGAGGTGGAAGCGGAGAAGTACGGACTGGTGTACGTCCGGATGGACGGCGACATCGGCAACGTGGTAAACGGCGCCGGGCTCGCGATGGCGAccaacgacgccatcgcgctccacggcggcgccagcgcgAACTTCCTCGACGCGGGCGGACAGGCGACGAAGGAGACCATGGTGAAGGCGTTTGAGATCATCCTGCGGGACGAGAGGGTGAAGGCGATCCTTGTCAACATATACGGCG GGATCACCAGAGGCGACATGATAGCGGAGTCCATCCTCGGGGCGGCGAAGCAGCTGGGCCCGCTGAGGGTGCCCATGGTGGTCCGGCTCCAAGGCACCAATTCCGAACTGGGACTGAGAATT CTGGAAAAGGCCAACCTGGGGCTGCATACGGAAGCCGACTTTGGGAAAgcggcggagagggcggTGGAACTGGCCAAACAGCGCCAGTAA
- a CDS encoding Integral membrane protein, with protein MPPTVDRLVIFPLEKQIQVSVVAVSIAFIVIPTIMVMMRVLAKRMAHRVVDGSDWCIIAACVFSNALQAVSIVSVIQCGVGLHNTEIIPKYGFGPIIKFLKVLVAQQILWAISLSLCKIAILLLYARIFTTRAMVLAARILAGFTMAWTVVTVLIAFFICRPLSDNWLLDLKGRHCGNQPAADGTMGVLNMMTDVAVLVMPISHLWRLRLEMYKKVALIVTFSLGVFTCIVSALRLYYLAHLEYMDVTFNIPHALIFSALEPGVGITLACIPFLRPLLGRSNYSPKGTANYYTSNGDSARLARSGKSRESSGFVLVEENSSQYQLNDYERKSRSPTPTQVPVIPMPTVPGKVTCSRASSARDSY; from the exons ATGCCTCCGACGGTGGACAGACTCGTCATCTTCCCGCTCGAGAAGCAGATCCAGGTGTCCGTGGTGGCCGTTTCCATCGCCTTCATCGTGATACCGACCATCATGGTCATGATGCGCGTCCTCGCGAAGCGCATGGCGCACAGGGTGGTGGACGGGAGCGACTGGTGCATCATTGCGGCATGC GTCTTCTCCAACGCTCTTCAGGCCGTCTCGATCGTCAGCGTGATCCAgtgcggcgtcggcctccaCAACACCGAGATCATCCCCAAGTACGGCTTCGGGCCCATCATCAAGTTCCTCAAG GTCCTCGTCGCACAGCAGATCCTCTGGGCCATCAGCCTCAGTCTCTGCAAGATCGCCATCCTCCTGCTCTACGCGAGGATCTTCACGACGCGCGCCATGGTCctggcggcgaggatccTCGCCGGCTTCACGATGGCGTGGaccgtcgtcaccgtcctgatcgccttcttcatctgCCGCCCGCTCTCGGACAACTGGCTGCTCGACCTCAAGGGCCGCCACTGCGGCAACcagccggcggccgacgggaCGATGGGGGTCCTGAACATGATGAccgacgtcgccgtgctCGTCATGCCCATCTCGCACCTGTGGAGGCTGCGTCTCGAGATGTACAAGAAGGTCGCCCTCATCGTGACCTTTTCGTTGGGAGTCTT CACGTGCATCGTGTCGGCCCTGCGGCTGTACTACCTCGCCCACCTCGAGTACATGGACGTGACCTTCAACATCCCCCACGCCCTCATCTTCAGCGCCCTCGAgcccggcgtcggcatcacCCTCGCCTGCATCCCCTTCCTGCGGCCGCTGCTGGGCCGCTCGAACTACTCGCCCAAGGGCACCGCCAACTACTACACCTCGAACGGGGACTCGGCCAGGCTGGCGCGGAGCGGCAAGAGCCGGGAGAGCAGCGGATTCGTTCTTGTGGAGGAGAACTCGTCGCAGTACCAGCTCAACGACTACGAGCGCAAGAGCAGGagcccgacgccgacgcaggTGCCGGTGATACCGATGCCGACGGTGCCGGGGAAAGTCACGTGTAGCAGGGCCAGCAGCGCGCGGGATAGCTATTAG
- a CDS encoding Amidohydrolase, protein MTVRKAVPVPADPATHLPQRPSPRQRADAAHAIPEKLIKPWKLPRQNTYLFVNANVVDTAAGVIIENTTVKISDGLIEKVGEEGGGEDDPASISGDAVVVDLRGKYLSPGLIDCHVHVTSVPGEAGLDGGFGMDAAVSHFRQPFVCGRILSKGFTTVRDTGGATRALVEAVEDGVFPGPRLFIANKALSQTGGHGDRRGVHDHSGLCCGGGGGSGAAGLSVVVDGVPECIRAAREQLRTGADFIKIMVGGGVASPTDRIENVQFTADEIRAISEVARSYGTFVTAHAYTPRAIRHAVENGVAGIEHGNLLDADTAAYMAARGVWLTPTLVTYDAMGSDRYAGFLPPANQRKNREVLESGLRSLRVAADAGVVICHGSDLLGPLQAEQSREFGIRRRALGDLEVLRSATVNAARMLRQEGFLGQVKDGFAADLVVLNGNPLEDVSILDEPEKSVLAVIKDGRVYTSRWSKLPEDVTEPPALIE, encoded by the coding sequence ATGACGGTCCGCAAAGCTGTTCCCGTCCCCGCGGACCCCGCAACCCATCTGCCGCAGCGTCCGTCGCCGCGGCAAAGGGCCGATGCCGCACATGCCATCCCGGAGAAGCTCATCAAGCCGTGGAAGCTTCCCAGGCAAAACACCTATTTGTTCGTCAACgccaacgtcgtcgacaccgccgccggcgtcatcatcGAGAACACAACCGTCAAGATCTCCGACGGGCTGATCGAGAAAGTcggggaggaaggaggaggagaagacgacCCCGCAAGCATCTCTggagacgccgtcgtcgtcgacctgcgCGGCAAGTACCTCTCGCCGGGTCTCATCGACTGCCACGTCCACGTCACCTCCGTTcccggcgaggccggcctcgacggcggcttcggcatggacgccgccgtctcccacTTCAGACAGCCGTTCGTGTGCGGCCGCATCCTGAGCAAGGGCTTCACGACCGTCCGCGacaccggcggcgccacgCGCGCCCTCGTGgaagccgtcgaggacggcgtcttCCCCGGCCCGCGGCTCTTCATCGCCAACAAGGCCCTGTCGCAGACGGGGGGGCACGGCGATCGGAGGGGCGTGCACGACCACTCCGGCTTatgctgcggcggcggcggcggcagcggcgccgccggcctctcCGTAGTGGTGGACGGCGTGCCGGAGTGCATCAGGGCCGCCAGGGAGCAGCTCAGAACGGGCGCCGACTTCATCAAGATCatggtcggcggcggcgtcgcctcGCCGACCGACCGCATCGAGAACGTCCAGTTCACGGCGGACGAGATCCGCGCCATCAGCGAGGTCGCGCGCAGCTACGGCACCTTCGTCACCGCCCACGCCTACACGCCCCGGGCGATCCGCCACGCCGTCGAgaacggcgtcgccggcatcgagcacggcaacctcctcgacgccgacacggCCGCGTACATGGCCGCCAGGGGCGTCTGGCTGACGCCGACGCTCGTCACGTACGACGCCATGGGGTCCGACCGGTACGCCGGGTTCCTGCCGCCCGCGAACCAGCGCAAGAAccgcgaggtcctcgagagCGGGCTGCGCTCGCtgcgcgtcgccgccgacgccggcgtcgtcatctGCCACGGCTCGGACCTGCTCGGCCCCCTGCAGGCGGAGCAGAGCAGGGAGTTCGGCATCCGCCGGCGGGcgctcggcgacctcgaggtgCTGCGGTCCGCGACGGTCAACGCCGCGAGGATGCTCCGCCAGGAAGGGTTTCTCGGGCAGGTCAAGGATGGGttcgccgccgacctggTCGTGCTGAACGGGAACCCGCTGGAGGACGTGTCGATCCTGGACGAGCCGGAGAAGAGCGTGCTGGCGGTGATCAAGGACGGGAGGGTCTACACCAGCCGGTGGAGCAAATTGCCGGAGGACGTCACGGAGCCCCCGGCGCTCATCGAGTGA
- a CDS encoding AreB protein, which produces MWIMLRTLLLRVKTRSRKAASGSRIAYVVEQVKAGFKLVPIVLDEVRPDEVLVEMKYSGVCHTDVVMQQGGLPFVDFPAIFGHEGAGIVRDIGRDVKIEDLQVGDAVLLSFNSCGTCKTCESGHCAWCPDSTTINVNSVRTGDRSTPARLASDGRAVRSQFFGQSSFSRMSVVNEKSVVRCPPSAVEHIGVYAPLGCGLQTGAGTVLNVVKPGKEDSIVIFGLGSVGLAALMAARYLETGQIVAIDIVPERLELARELGATHTIDSRNSLNVVQDIKDVTGGGPTFAMDCTGVLRVIEDMIACVGPLGTAVQVGVPPPGVEIKLDPQAFLLANKKYIGVIEGDSNPSDFIPRLIAMHQDGKFPIDRLARFYPAAELNQAMRDMASGKAIKPVIQWS; this is translated from the exons ATGTGGATCATGTTGAGGACATTGCTACTGCGGGTCAAGACACGGAGCCGAAAAGCCGCCTCGGGCTCAAGAATAGCATACGTGGTGGAGCAGGTCAAGGCCGGATTCAAACTGGTCCCgatcgtcctcgacgaggtccgaCCAGATGAAGTGCTGGTTGAAATGAAGTACAGCGGCGTCT GTCACACGGATGTCGTGATGCAGCAAGGCGGCCTTCCGTTCGTCGACTTCCCCGCCATTTTCGGCcacgagggcgccggcatcgtccgCGACATTGGTCGAGACGTCAAGATCGAGGATCTCCAGGTCGGAGACGCCGTCCTCCTGTCTTTCAACAGTTGTGGGACGTGCAAGACCTGCGAGAGCGGGCACTGCGCGTGGTGTCCGGACTCTACAACGATCAACGTCAACTCGGTGCGCACCGGCGACCGCAGCACCCCGGCCCGTCTCGCCTCCGACGGTCGCGCCGTCCGGAGCCAGTTCTTCGGCCAGTCGTCCTTTAGCAGGATGTCCGTCGTCAACGAGAAGTCGGTCGTTCGGTGTCCCCCTTCGGCCGTCGAGCACATTGGCGTCTACGCCCCGCTCGGGTGCGGACTCCAGACCGGCGCCGGAACCGTTCTGAACGTCGTCAAGCCGGGAAAGGAGGATTCCATCGTCATTTTCGGTCTCGGCAGCGTGGGTCTGGCGGCGCTGATGGCGGCTCGCTACCTCGAAACCGGCCAGATCGTGgccatcgacatcgtccCAGAACGTCTGGAACTCGCGAGGGAATTGGGAGCGACGCATACCATCGACTCCAGAAACAGTCTCAACGTGGTACAGGATATCAAAGATGTTACCGGGGGGGGCCCGACGTTTGCCATGGACTGCACTGGCGTCCTCAGAGTCATCGAAGACATGATTGCGTGCGTTGGCCCGCTGGGCACCGCCGTTCAGGTCGGCGTCCCGCCGCCGGGTGTTGAGATCAAACTAGACCCGCAAGCATTCTTGTTAGCCAACAAGAAATACATCGGCGTGATCGAAGGGGACTCGAACCCTTCCGATTTCATCCCGAGGCTCATTGCCATGCACCAAGACGGCAAATTTCCCATCGACAGGCTGGCCAGGTTCTATCCAGCCGCAGAACTGAATCAAGCCATGCGAGACATGGCTTCGGGCAAG GCTATCAAGCCCGTTATTCAATGGAGCTAG
- a CDS encoding Ribosome assembly protein 4, translating to MDGSHTAGLGPECQRLQSGLPPAGAAVRAFISAHPETQVRLSPLAEELLCLPDVVAALLRSAAGCEGEDRFLLEARQVPGVCADIVRQVEGAFPEGGGSSRWSLRRDDAWRSAAERASALGTCLATGRRIMSLAVDALDLSKSLRRAEEAGESPPYATNVILQEITSIKETLSRQSSQDQAASLRKLAAFLEYLKSYIHSHSTTVPASDMARLTVTASNARTSMYSLPDDPSPSPSIEPYPAPALLPAASSPVTFRHIRKVVMQFEKEPVGIKFTSPSDPTSFAVSSFFNDISLFDADTGDRRRSIKVKGAYMVFSPVGDLVAVTTEHVEDGLHQLNPQPILTSHDMVHFRQAALHVIDWANDNSPNARRFMLHWHGIRPYAFSPDGRLLAIRGVRDRVEVVTSAKGQGYSVLRGHTDEVTHAEFTADAARLVTMSRDGTLRVSSVETGRNVAKIEMEHWRNPLMLGVSPTGVVASIWGRTVTIWDYETGAVSSYNLETAKGSEGIPLAVSSDLRWAAYRSDEGADVTDLASGKVVYSARLESGFAVSAAFSAGGRYLVVGRCLNGHHARSDSGILNMWEIQT from the exons ATGGACGGATCCCACACCGCCGGTCTCGGCCCCGAGTGCCAGAGGCTGCAATCCGGCTTGCCACCGGCCGGCGCAGCGGTCCGCGCCTTCATCTCGGCCCATCCCGAAACCCAGGTCCGGCTCTCCccgctggccgaggagctgctctGCCTgcccgacgtcgtcgccgccctcttgCGCAGCGCCGCGGGTTGCGAAGGCGAGGACCGCTTTCTGCTAGAGGCGCGACAGGTGCCGGGCGTCTGCGCCGACATCGTCCGTCAGGTCGAGGGCGCGTTTccggagggcggcggcagcagccgATGGTCCCTGCGGAGAGACGACGCGTGGAGGAGCGCCGCCGAGAGGGCGTCCGCGCTGGGTACGTGCCTCGCCACGGGCAGAAGGATCATGAGCCTGGCCGTCGATGCTCTTGACCT GTCCAAGAGCCTCCGCagggccgaggaggcgggcgagTCCCCTCCCTATGCCACCAACGTCATCTTGCAGGAGATCACCTCTATCAAAGAAACCCTCAGTCGGCAATCTTCACAGGACCAGGCCGCGTCGCTGCGCAAACTCGCCGCGTTCCTCGAGTATCTCAAGTCCTACATCCACAGCCACTCGACCACCGTCCCGGCGTCGGACATGGCGAGACTGACCGTCACCGCCAGCAACGCCCGCACATCGATGTATTCCCTGCCCGACGACCCCTCGCCGAGTCCGAGCATCGAACCGTacccggccccggccctcCTCCCGGCGGCCTCATCCCCCGTCACCTTCCGCCACATCCGAAAGGTCGTCATGCAATTCGAGAAGGAGCCCGTCGGCATCAAGTTCACCTCGCCCAGCGACCCGACCTCCTTCGCCGTGTCCAGCTTCTTCAACGACATTAGCctcttcgacgccgacaccgGCGACCGCAGGCGGTCGATCAAGGTCAAGGGGGCGTACATGGTCTTCTCGCCGGTGGGGGACCTGGTCGCCGTCACGACCGAGcacgtcgaggacggcctgcACCAGCTCAACCCGCAGCCGATCCTCACGTCGCACGACATGGTGCACTTCCGCCAGGCGGCACTGCACGTAATCGACTGGGCCAACGACAACAGCCCGAACGCGCGGCGCTTCATGCTGCACTGGCACGGCATCCGCCCGTACGCCTTCAGCCCGGACGGCCGGCTCCTCGCCATCCGCGGCGTGCGGGAccgcgtcgaggtcgtcacgAGCGCCAAGGGCCAGGGCTACAGCGTCCTGCGCGGCCACACGGACGAGGTGACGCACGCCGAGTTCACGGCGGACGCCGCCCGGCTCGTGACCATGTCGCGCGACGGCACCCTGCGCGTGTCGAGCGTCGAGACCGGGCGCAACGTCGCCAAGATCGAGATGGAGCACTGGCGGAACCCGCTGATGCTGGGCGTGTCGCCGAcgggcgtcgtcgcctcCATCTGGGGCCGGACGGTGACGATCTGGGACTACGAGACGGGCGCCGTGAGCAGCTACAACCTCGAGACGGCGAAGGGGAGCGAGGGTATCCCGCTGGCCGTCTCGTCCGACCTGCGGTGGGCCGCGTATCGCTCGGATGAAGGGGCGGACGTCACTGACTTGGCCTCGGGCAAGGTGGTGTACTCGGCGAGGTTGGAGTCCGGGttcgccgtctcggcggccttctcaGCCGGTGGGCGGTATCTCGTTGTCGGACGATGCCTGAACGGGCACCACGCCCGGTCCGACTCGGGTATTCTCAATATGTGGGAGATTCAAACATAG